From the genome of Flavobacterium sediminis:
CTATATTTTTCTTTTGTACCTTTATTAAAATTTCTATTCCCTTAAAAATTGTAAAGATTATGAATTTTCTAGAATGTATGAAATTGCGTTATACGACTAAGAAGTATGATTCAGGGGTAAAACTTGACACTGAAAAAATACAAGAAATTGAAAAAATTTTACATTTGAGTCCTTCTTCCCTTAACAGTCAACCTTGGAAATTTACCATTGTTTCTGATCAAAAAATAAAAGAAGCGCTGGCTCCTTTTTCTTTTCACAACAAAGAGAAGGTTGAAGATTGTAGTCATTTGATCGTTTTCAGTATGCTTGATAATATTGAATTATTTGAAAAGCAAATGGCTGAGTATTTACCTGAATACGCTGTAACTTACTACAATATCCATATTAAACCACTCGGTATAGCTTACACAAAAAACTGGATGGATCAGCAAGTACATATTGCTTTAGGTGTATTACTCAGTGCCTGTGCAACTATGAATATTGATACCACTCCTATGGGAGGAATAGAACCTGAAAAATATGATGAAATATTAGAAACTTCAAATGATTACAAAACCTTATTTGCAGTTGCACTCGGAAAAAGAAGCGGTGAAGACAGAAATCAACCTTCAATCACTCCGAAAAAGCGTTTACCAATTGAAAAAGTCATCTCAAAAAAATAAAACTGTAAATCTTATCTTTTTGTCTCTTTTTTAAACCCCAAAAACTCATAAATTACCTTAATAGAAGACGAAAAATAATTTTTTAGCGAATCTTCTTCCTCTGCTAACACAATTTTTGGCGGCGGATTAAAATTGCCGTTTTCATCAAAATTTCGCATAAATTTATCTTTCTCCGGATTAAAATCAGGATGCTCCCATTCGTAATGCATTGGTTTTCCGAATTGAGGTGTTTTAATCAAAAGCGCCATAGACAAACCCGTTAGAAACCCACTTAAATGCCCTTCCCAGGAAACAGACTGATCTACTTCCGGAAACATGTACCAAACCATTCCTCCGTAGAGCAATACTACCACAAAAGAAACCGCCATAAGTCTATAATATTTAGTAAATATACCTTTAAAAAAGATAAAACTTACCAAAACATAGATCAACCCACTGGCACCTATATGATAACTGGGACGGCCTAAAAGCCACGTTCCGAATCCGGAAAAAAGAATCCCTAAAAAAAGAACCGCTACTGTTTGTGCTTTATAAAAATACTGAAGCATGGCTAACAAAACCAAAAGGGCTAAAGAATTATTTGTGATATGTTGAAAATCGGAATGTAGAAACGGACTTAACAACACTCCTTTTAGTCCGAACCACTCTCTGGGGTAAATCCCGTAATGATGGAAATTAACGTTAAATTTCATTTCCACCCAAAAAACCAACCACATTGCAAATACAAAAACTAACGGCAACAAGATTACCGAAGCCGTAAATTTGAATTGATGTTCTCTCACAATACGTTTCATTCTATTTCAGGTTTTGAAAAGATTCCTGGTCTTATATATAAAAACCTGAAAGGCTTAAAAAACCTTTCAGGTTTCAATTTTAAATTACAAAAAAATTACTTCACTTCAATCAATCGTGTTTTTTCAACGTGATTAGGGGCAGTTTTCAGAATATTAATTTTCAAAACCCCGTCTTTGTATTCAGCATCAATTTCACCTTCATTAGCATTATCCGGTAAAGAAAAACTTCTGGAAAAAGAACTATAGCTGTATTCTTTACGCGTTACTTTTTCTCCTTCCTTACTTTCATCTTCATGTTCTGATTCAGAAGAAATGGTTAAAATACCATTGTCTAAATTCACTTTAATATCTTCTTTTTTTACCCCCGGAACTGCGACATCTAATTGATATCCATTATCCGTTTCTTTCACATTTACAGCCGGAACTGTAGTTCCCAATTGGAGTCCTTTTTTATAAAAATCATCATTAAAGAAATCTCCGAACAATCCTTCAAAAGCAGGAAAAAAATCATTATTTTTCCATTTTATTAATGACATAATTTAAAGTTTTTAATTAGCCTACTCTACTTTATTGGTTTTCGGCATCTCCAATTGTAT
Proteins encoded in this window:
- a CDS encoding NAD(P)H-dependent oxidoreductase, yielding MNFLECMKLRYTTKKYDSGVKLDTEKIQEIEKILHLSPSSLNSQPWKFTIVSDQKIKEALAPFSFHNKEKVEDCSHLIVFSMLDNIELFEKQMAEYLPEYAVTYYNIHIKPLGIAYTKNWMDQQVHIALGVLLSACATMNIDTTPMGGIEPEKYDEILETSNDYKTLFAVALGKRSGEDRNQPSITPKKRLPIEKVISKK
- a CDS encoding rhomboid family intramembrane serine protease, yielding MKRIVREHQFKFTASVILLPLVFVFAMWLVFWVEMKFNVNFHHYGIYPREWFGLKGVLLSPFLHSDFQHITNNSLALLVLLAMLQYFYKAQTVAVLFLGILFSGFGTWLLGRPSYHIGASGLIYVLVSFIFFKGIFTKYYRLMAVSFVVVLLYGGMVWYMFPEVDQSVSWEGHLSGFLTGLSMALLIKTPQFGKPMHYEWEHPDFNPEKDKFMRNFDENGNFNPPPKIVLAEEEDSLKNYFSSSIKVIYEFLGFKKETKR
- a CDS encoding Hsp20/alpha crystallin family protein → MSLIKWKNNDFFPAFEGLFGDFFNDDFYKKGLQLGTTVPAVNVKETDNGYQLDVAVPGVKKEDIKVNLDNGILTISSESEHEDESKEGEKVTRKEYSYSSFSRSFSLPDNANEGEIDAEYKDGVLKINILKTAPNHVEKTRLIEVK